A genome region from Chitinophagales bacterium includes the following:
- a CDS encoding VWA domain-containing protein: MILLNVSYGNPWAWFLLIIPITMLIYHCMMQGQNRMKIYVSSFFDYKLNSWKVILVKSLPYMKVIAAVLIVVAIARPQGSFTKEKSFTKGIDIVMAIDVSTSMLEKDFSPNRLEAAKAVASEFVSKRPNDRIGVVVFAGESFTQCPPTIDHNIVQKQIEAIQDGLLEDGTAIGMGLATSVRVLKNSNAKSRVCILLTDGVNTAGKIDPLTAVDIAKNFNVKVYTIGVGTPKGNILGIDEGLMSTISKSTGGIYFRAGSTARLKEIYDQINRLETIEIEKNAMHKKTELYLPWLLAAFGLLVLQFVLKYTVLKGIV; this comes from the coding sequence ATGATATTATTAAATGTAAGCTATGGTAATCCGTGGGCATGGTTTCTATTAATCATACCAATAACTATGCTCATTTATCATTGTATGATGCAAGGCCAGAATCGTATGAAGATTTATGTGTCATCTTTCTTTGACTATAAATTAAATTCTTGGAAAGTGATTTTAGTGAAATCATTGCCATATATGAAGGTAATAGCTGCTGTATTGATAGTGGTCGCTATAGCAAGACCGCAGGGTAGTTTTACAAAAGAAAAATCATTTACTAAGGGTATTGATATAGTGATGGCCATTGATGTCTCTACCAGTATGCTGGAAAAAGATTTTAGCCCCAATAGACTAGAAGCGGCTAAAGCTGTAGCTTCAGAATTCGTTTCCAAAAGACCAAACGATAGGATAGGGGTAGTCGTTTTCGCAGGGGAGAGTTTTACACAGTGTCCGCCTACAATAGATCACAATATTGTTCAAAAGCAAATCGAAGCTATTCAGGATGGACTCTTGGAGGACGGCACAGCTATTGGAATGGGATTGGCCACCTCAGTTAGGGTTTTAAAAAATAGCAATGCCAAAAGTAGAGTCTGCATATTGCTTACAGACGGTGTCAATACCGCTGGGAAAATAGACCCTCTAACTGCTGTAGATATAGCTAAAAACTTTAATGTAAAGGTTTATACTATAGGTGTGGGAACACCTAAAGGAAATATATTGGGGATAGATGAGGGCCTTATGAGTACAATATCTAAGAGTACGGGAGGTATCTATTTCCGCGCTGGCTCTACCGCTCGCTTGAAAGAAATTTACGATCAGATCAATCGTTTAGAGACTATAGAAATAGAGAAAAATGCCATGCACAAGAAAACAGAACTGTATCTACCTTGGCTGCTTGCTGCATTTGGACTATTAGTCCTTCAATTTGTACTAAAATATACCGTGTTAAAGGGGATCGTTTAA
- the purH gene encoding bifunctional phosphoribosylaminoimidazolecarboxamide formyltransferase/IMP cyclohydrolase, whose product MSHSKKQIQKAILSVYYKDGLDKLVKLLYSQGVELYSTGGTYQFIKDLGLPCVQVESLTGFPEILGGRVKTLHPAIFGGLLARRDLDADVKTMHEHQLPFFDLMICNLYPFEEYLKNNANESELIEKIDIGGVTLIRAAAKNFNDVVCIAQPCDYEKLHQIIEKSNGSTTIEERKFFAANAFDTIAHYDRTIANYFLNIESNPLRYGENPHQQGWFQGDFDDLFEKLNGKEVSYNNILDIDAACRLIQDFSEPTFAIMKHNNSCGLASRKTIQQAYEAAFACDPKSAFGGVLIANRELDEATAESMNSLFFEIIIAPEFSEKALEILKSKKNRIILKQKQNPSYNLKIKSALNGQLVQEDDKSVETRNDWKLVTESAPNEETKLDLEFGIIAVKHLKSNGIALVKNQQLIGMGCGQVSRIDALEHAIKKSIEFGFDLNGAIMASDAFFPFADCVEIAHRAGIIAVAQPGGSMKDQDSIDYCNANKLAMVLTGVRHFNH is encoded by the coding sequence ATGTCACATTCAAAGAAACAAATTCAGAAAGCAATTCTATCAGTCTACTATAAAGATGGACTTGACAAACTGGTCAAACTTTTGTACAGTCAAGGCGTAGAGTTATACTCTACTGGGGGTACCTACCAGTTTATAAAAGATTTAGGGCTGCCATGTGTTCAAGTTGAAAGTTTGACAGGCTTCCCAGAAATTTTAGGAGGTCGCGTCAAAACACTGCACCCTGCAATTTTTGGTGGATTATTGGCCCGAAGAGATTTAGATGCTGATGTGAAGACCATGCATGAGCATCAGCTACCTTTTTTTGATTTAATGATTTGCAATCTTTATCCATTTGAGGAGTACTTAAAAAATAATGCTAATGAAAGCGAATTGATTGAAAAGATTGATATTGGTGGAGTTACGCTTATTCGTGCGGCAGCTAAAAATTTCAATGATGTGGTATGTATTGCTCAACCTTGTGATTATGAAAAATTGCATCAAATTATAGAGAAATCTAATGGCAGTACAACCATAGAAGAACGCAAATTTTTTGCAGCGAATGCCTTTGATACTATCGCTCATTATGATAGAACCATAGCGAACTATTTCTTAAATATTGAGTCTAACCCTTTAAGGTATGGAGAAAATCCTCATCAACAGGGTTGGTTTCAGGGTGATTTTGATGATTTGTTCGAGAAGTTGAATGGCAAGGAAGTTAGCTACAATAATATCCTAGATATCGATGCTGCATGCAGACTGATACAAGATTTTTCAGAACCGACTTTTGCTATTATGAAACACAATAACTCTTGTGGATTGGCCAGTCGAAAAACTATACAACAAGCCTATGAAGCAGCCTTTGCATGCGACCCAAAGAGTGCTTTCGGTGGAGTATTAATAGCCAATCGGGAGTTAGATGAAGCGACCGCAGAGTCTATGAATTCCTTGTTTTTTGAAATAATAATTGCTCCTGAATTTTCTGAAAAAGCTTTAGAAATTCTAAAATCAAAGAAAAATAGAATTATTTTGAAGCAAAAGCAGAATCCAAGTTATAATTTGAAAATAAAATCCGCACTAAATGGACAACTCGTACAGGAGGACGATAAAAGTGTGGAGACAAGAAATGATTGGAAATTGGTTACAGAATCAGCGCCGAATGAGGAAACAAAATTGGATTTAGAATTCGGCATCATAGCTGTGAAACACCTAAAGTCAAATGGTATAGCACTCGTTAAAAACCAGCAACTAATCGGAATGGGCTGTGGACAGGTGTCGCGAATTGATGCACTGGAGCATGCTATAAAAAAGTCAATAGAGTTTGGTTTTGATCTCAATGGTGCTATTATGGCGAGTGATGCATTTTTTCCATTTGCAGACTGCGTAGAAATAGCCCATAGGGCTGGAATCATTGCTGTAGCGCAGCCAGGAGGGAGTATGAAGGATCAAGATAGTATAGATTATTGTAATGCAAATAAGTTAGCAATGGTCTTAACTGGAGTGCGCCACTTTAATCACTAG
- a CDS encoding leucine-rich repeat domain-containing protein — MIRIVFCFVLLLSVTHIYGQRGSDLSELTPAELKQKRYEDSMQKKREDFARDFDTRNYFQKLREIKLKADTVQLNETLAYFQEIEPFADTITQLTIQSSALSIFPNSIKKFRKLRTLTLRRCPSVHLEALFNQIKDLPNLTELHIIFSEKAKLPENIGLLKGVKKLDLNGNKLNELPQGLVNMTSLESINLHNNPTIDIDNVGQILANVPKLKSVKLSGCKLEALGESFGKLNQIEELDLNLNSIVNLPANLEGMKKLRSINLSRNSKLNSIQIYSTMAQIPNLEELDLSDCGLSELSPGIGTMTKLKKLILTNNPIKKIASEIGNLSQLEEFYLSAGQSQKDRIPLTELPNSIGSCMKLKKMDLRGCQLNALPSRFSLLESITYLDLSWNQLVNFPDVIKTLPILSYLDLSHNKISEIPSDLGLLALSLETFYIEADFYSPYKEKINKIPPSLARCKNLKRLSLKDQVYESLPDRFWFDLTKLEELNLMGALLQEIPDAIENLTELRVLNFKSNEIKRISPSLAKLKKLEDFNISYNPGINAGELLQYIQAMTQLKFVDISYNDIKRELLEPIASQMKQTKFVKLETKDSPAYERPKGR; from the coding sequence ATGATTAGAATAGTTTTTTGTTTTGTTTTGCTCCTTTCTGTTACTCACATCTATGGACAGCGGGGGAGTGATTTGAGTGAATTGACTCCTGCTGAGTTAAAACAAAAGCGGTATGAGGATTCTATGCAGAAAAAGCGCGAAGATTTTGCTCGTGACTTTGACACTAGAAATTATTTTCAAAAATTACGGGAGATAAAACTAAAAGCAGACACCGTTCAGCTTAATGAAACCTTAGCGTATTTTCAAGAGATTGAGCCCTTTGCAGATACGATTACTCAATTAACCATACAATCGTCTGCGCTTTCCATTTTTCCTAACTCGATTAAGAAGTTTAGAAAACTGAGAACTTTAACCTTGCGCCGATGTCCGTCTGTGCATTTAGAAGCATTGTTTAATCAGATTAAGGATTTGCCAAATTTGACAGAACTTCACATAATATTTTCAGAGAAGGCTAAATTACCAGAAAATATCGGGTTATTGAAAGGAGTAAAAAAATTAGATCTCAATGGTAATAAACTCAATGAACTTCCTCAAGGATTGGTCAACATGACCTCATTGGAGTCCATCAATTTGCATAATAATCCTACGATAGATATAGACAATGTGGGGCAGATTTTAGCCAACGTACCTAAACTTAAATCTGTTAAACTTAGTGGGTGTAAGCTTGAGGCTTTAGGAGAGTCTTTCGGCAAATTAAATCAAATAGAGGAGCTGGATCTCAACCTGAATTCTATAGTAAATCTACCTGCTAACCTTGAAGGTATGAAAAAACTTCGAAGTATAAATCTCTCAAGGAATAGCAAGTTAAATAGTATTCAGATTTATTCCACAATGGCGCAGATTCCAAATCTAGAAGAGTTGGATTTATCCGATTGTGGTCTTTCGGAATTAAGCCCAGGAATAGGTACTATGACAAAATTGAAAAAACTAATTTTAACTAATAATCCAATAAAGAAAATAGCCTCTGAAATCGGAAATCTATCACAATTGGAGGAGTTTTATTTAAGCGCTGGTCAGTCGCAGAAGGACAGAATTCCACTGACTGAACTTCCTAATTCTATAGGAAGCTGTATGAAGTTGAAAAAAATGGATTTGAGGGGTTGTCAATTAAATGCATTGCCTAGTAGATTTTCACTTTTAGAAAGTATTACCTACCTAGATTTGAGTTGGAATCAGCTAGTTAATTTTCCAGATGTTATAAAAACGCTGCCTATATTATCTTATCTCGATTTAAGTCATAATAAGATTAGCGAAATCCCAAGTGATTTAGGTTTGCTAGCTTTATCCTTAGAGACTTTTTATATAGAGGCAGATTTTTATTCTCCATATAAGGAAAAGATAAATAAAATTCCGCCATCGCTCGCTCGTTGTAAAAATCTAAAAAGATTATCCCTCAAAGATCAGGTTTACGAGTCATTGCCAGATAGGTTCTGGTTTGATCTCACAAAACTCGAAGAATTAAATTTAATGGGAGCGCTTTTACAAGAAATACCAGATGCTATTGAAAACCTTACTGAGTTGCGAGTCTTAAACTTCAAGTCTAATGAAATAAAACGGATTTCTCCTTCTCTGGCTAAATTGAAGAAGTTAGAAGATTTCAATATTAGTTATAACCCAGGTATAAATGCTGGTGAATTACTACAATATATTCAAGCGATGACTCAGCTTAAATTTGTGGATATAAGTTATAATGATATTAAACGTGAACTACTAGAACCAATAGCTTCACAGATGAAGCAAACAAAATTTGTAAAACTGGAGACCAAAGATTCTCCAGCATACGAGAGACCAAAGGGAAGATAG
- the hppD gene encoding 4-hydroxyphenylpyruvate dioxygenase codes for MTTSAQKIVEHAPDFLPLLGTDHIEFYVGNAKQAAYFYQAAFGFELVAYAGPETGIRDRASYVLQQNKLRFVLTTSMDPDSEISHHCKVHGDGVKVLALWVDDATKSYEETVARGGVGVHPPKTMKDENGEIVTASIKTYGDTIHTFVERKNYTGAFMPGYKAMKSTLKTTPIGLKYVDHCVGNVELGKMNEWVEFYEKVMGFSLLATFDDKDISTEYTALMSKVVTNGNGYVKFPLNEPADGKKKSQIEEYLDFYRGPGVQHIAIATDNIIETVTELRNRGVEFLYVPDNYYEDVLDRVGTIQEELEPLRKLNILIDRDEEGYLLQIFTKPLEDRPTLFFEIIQRRGAKSFGKGNFKALFESIEREQARRGNL; via the coding sequence ATGACAACTTCGGCACAAAAAATCGTAGAGCATGCTCCAGACTTTTTGCCTCTTTTAGGTACAGACCATATAGAATTTTATGTAGGTAACGCTAAACAAGCAGCTTATTTTTATCAAGCAGCATTTGGATTTGAGTTAGTGGCTTATGCAGGTCCAGAAACAGGTATTAGAGACCGTGCATCTTATGTACTTCAGCAAAATAAACTAAGATTTGTTTTAACCACATCAATGGACCCAGATTCGGAGATTTCACATCATTGTAAGGTGCATGGAGATGGGGTCAAAGTCCTAGCGCTATGGGTCGATGATGCCACAAAGAGCTATGAAGAGACTGTGGCTAGAGGTGGAGTAGGCGTTCATCCTCCAAAAACAATGAAGGATGAGAATGGTGAAATAGTTACTGCTTCCATAAAAACTTATGGAGATACGATTCATACATTTGTAGAAAGAAAAAATTATACAGGGGCTTTCATGCCAGGTTATAAGGCAATGAAAAGTACATTAAAAACTACTCCTATAGGTCTGAAATATGTAGATCACTGTGTAGGAAATGTAGAACTTGGCAAAATGAATGAGTGGGTAGAATTTTATGAAAAAGTTATGGGATTCAGTCTCCTCGCTACCTTTGATGATAAAGATATTTCAACGGAATATACCGCCTTAATGTCCAAAGTGGTAACCAACGGAAACGGTTATGTAAAATTTCCACTCAACGAACCCGCAGATGGCAAGAAAAAATCACAAATCGAAGAATATCTTGATTTTTATCGTGGTCCTGGGGTACAGCATATAGCCATAGCCACAGATAATATTATAGAAACTGTGACAGAGCTTAGAAATAGAGGTGTGGAGTTCCTATATGTACCTGATAATTATTATGAAGACGTATTAGATAGAGTAGGTACGATTCAAGAAGAATTAGAGCCACTTAGAAAATTAAACATACTTATTGATAGAGATGAGGAAGGATATCTGTTGCAGATTTTTACCAAACCATTAGAAGACAGACCGACTCTTTTCTTCGAGATTATTCAGCGCAGGGGTGCTAAATCATTTGGAAAAGGCAACTTCAAAGCTCTTTTCGAATCTATAGAAAGAGAGCAAGCTAGAAGAGGGAATCTTTAA
- the dnaG gene encoding DNA primase — MIKNSSIQQVMDTMRVDEVLADFLNLKRRGVNLLANCPFHDEKTPSFTISPAKGIYKCFGCGKSGNSVTFLMEHENISYVEAIRYLAKKYNITLEETVATGEEIQKTQEKESLFILNEFVTKYFQKNLLETEIGKTLALTYFKERGFTDKTIQDFQLGYCLDMRDELYKTLKREGFKEEYIVQLGLAKTYEDGSWRDFFRGRIIFPIHNLSGKVVGFGGRVMGNADKTAKYINSPENEIYHKSQILYGLHLAKKGIPKENYCILVEGYTDVISLYQAGVENAVASSGTALTVEQLKLIRRFTENLHILYDGDKAGIKAALRGTDLALESGLNVNLTLLKEGHDPDSFVKEYGGQALKDFIEKQSSDIVTFKAKLFKEEAGNDPVKRAELTKDIIQTISLVPDNIKRSFYVKECAILMGIEEDLLSRETQRIVNQRRKKQQTDSSKLDSNEDAYTSNLDEIGEEIKSFTENSSNLLTIEIGLCKLLLESGNKPIESNMQDDNPFFDEIRVVDSIFQEHWENFVFESNVCKEIFCYVKSNYDKGKVFPLEYYLNHTNIELANFTRKVNEDSQSLLMDWGRKNKKKGEKIEKNNYGENYRKEVEQIKDRVKQAYFERLGKEIRLITLQAIGDTKELTEDAKKCILIQQEYLSQFKDIGVNSNYIFRKLIK; from the coding sequence ATGATAAAGAATAGTTCCATTCAGCAAGTCATGGACACCATGCGTGTAGATGAAGTACTAGCAGACTTCCTCAATCTCAAGCGCCGTGGAGTCAATCTTCTAGCGAACTGTCCTTTTCACGATGAGAAGACTCCATCATTTACCATCTCTCCAGCCAAGGGTATTTATAAATGTTTCGGCTGCGGTAAATCTGGAAATAGTGTCACATTTCTCATGGAACACGAAAACATTTCCTATGTAGAAGCTATACGTTACTTAGCGAAAAAATATAATATCACCCTCGAAGAGACAGTAGCTACAGGAGAAGAAATTCAGAAGACACAAGAAAAAGAGTCCCTTTTTATACTCAATGAGTTTGTTACTAAATATTTTCAGAAAAATCTTCTTGAGACTGAGATTGGCAAAACACTTGCGTTGACCTATTTCAAGGAAAGAGGATTTACTGATAAAACTATCCAAGATTTCCAGCTAGGATATTGCCTCGATATGCGTGACGAACTCTATAAAACACTCAAAAGGGAAGGTTTCAAAGAAGAGTATATCGTCCAACTCGGTTTAGCCAAAACTTATGAAGATGGGAGTTGGCGAGATTTTTTCCGTGGGCGGATAATCTTCCCCATTCACAATCTTTCTGGAAAGGTGGTCGGCTTTGGCGGACGGGTTATGGGCAATGCTGACAAGACAGCCAAATATATCAATAGTCCTGAAAATGAGATCTATCATAAAAGTCAGATACTTTATGGACTTCATTTAGCTAAAAAAGGGATACCGAAAGAAAATTACTGCATTCTCGTAGAAGGCTATACCGATGTCATTTCTTTATATCAAGCAGGGGTAGAAAATGCAGTAGCTTCCTCGGGTACAGCTTTGACGGTCGAACAGTTGAAACTTATTCGACGATTTACGGAAAACCTACATATTTTATATGACGGCGATAAGGCAGGTATCAAAGCGGCGTTAAGAGGAACAGACCTCGCTCTGGAATCCGGCCTCAATGTCAATCTTACACTACTCAAAGAAGGTCATGATCCCGATTCCTTTGTCAAAGAGTATGGAGGTCAAGCGCTCAAAGACTTTATCGAAAAACAGTCCTCGGATATTGTTACCTTCAAGGCTAAACTCTTTAAAGAAGAGGCTGGGAATGACCCCGTCAAAAGAGCGGAACTCACTAAAGATATTATTCAAACGATTAGTCTAGTTCCAGATAATATCAAGCGAAGTTTCTATGTCAAGGAGTGCGCTATTCTCATGGGAATAGAAGAGGATTTGCTAAGTCGCGAGACCCAGCGTATCGTAAATCAACGCAGAAAAAAACAACAAACAGACTCCTCTAAACTAGATAGCAATGAGGATGCTTATACTTCTAATCTCGATGAGATAGGTGAAGAGATAAAATCTTTCACAGAGAATAGCTCTAATTTATTAACCATTGAAATTGGGCTTTGTAAATTATTGCTTGAGAGTGGAAATAAGCCTATTGAATCTAATATGCAAGATGATAACCCATTTTTCGATGAGATAAGAGTTGTTGATTCAATATTCCAAGAACATTGGGAGAATTTTGTTTTTGAATCAAATGTTTGCAAGGAAATTTTTTGTTATGTGAAGTCTAATTATGACAAAGGTAAAGTTTTTCCATTAGAATATTATTTGAATCATACAAATATAGAATTGGCAAATTTTACAAGAAAAGTAAACGAGGATAGTCAAAGTTTGCTTATGGATTGGGGTAGAAAAAATAAGAAAAAGGGAGAGAAAATTGAGAAGAATAACTACGGAGAAAACTACAGAAAAGAAGTGGAACAAATAAAAGATAGAGTCAAGCAAGCTTATTTTGAAAGGTTAGGTAAAGAAATTAGATTAATTACTTTACAAGCAATAGGAGATACAAAAGAATTAACAGAGGATGCGAAAAAATGTATTCTTATTCAGCAGGAATATCTATCACAGTTTAAAGATATAGGAGTAAATTCCAATTACATTTTTCGGAAATTGATCAAGTGA
- a CDS encoding ribonuclease HII — MLASRFDCEYIHQVGCDEAGRGCLAGPVVAAAVLLPADFSCDMLDDSKKLTATQREYLRDFIINRPGAYGIGVVSHEEIDQINILQASFLAMHRAIEQINRQMDLLLIDGNRFKPYKSIPYQCIVKGDGKYQSIAAASILAKTYRDHLMVELDKQFPIYQWKKNKGYASASHIAAIEKQGYSPIHRKTFKLKKLSKQLYLSF; from the coding sequence ATGTTAGCTTCTCGATTTGATTGTGAATATATACATCAAGTCGGCTGTGATGAAGCTGGAAGAGGCTGTCTTGCCGGACCGGTGGTAGCTGCGGCTGTTTTATTGCCAGCAGATTTTTCATGTGATATGCTCGACGATAGTAAGAAACTTACTGCCACGCAGCGAGAATATTTAAGAGATTTCATTATCAATCGACCAGGTGCTTATGGCATTGGGGTCGTATCACATGAAGAAATCGATCAAATCAATATACTTCAGGCTTCCTTTCTAGCTATGCATAGGGCTATTGAACAGATAAACAGACAAATGGATTTGCTGCTGATAGATGGCAATAGATTTAAACCCTATAAATCAATTCCTTACCAATGCATTGTGAAAGGCGATGGGAAATATCAAAGTATCGCCGCGGCATCTATATTAGCAAAAACGTATAGAGACCATCTTATGGTCGAACTAGATAAGCAGTTTCCAATCTATCAATGGAAAAAAAATAAAGGCTATGCAAGCGCTAGTCATATCGCTGCTATAGAAAAACAAGGTTATTCACCAATCCACAGGAAAACTTTTAAGCTTAAAAAACTCTCCAAGCAACTATATTTATCCTTTTAA
- a CDS encoding carboxypeptidase-like regulatory domain-containing protein, whose protein sequence is MNTLKRRISLFIFTVCASILFSQTIVKGRVLDAKTKSPLPYCTIYFAGKKVGTKTDNYGNFTLKSVKEENVFFVSYLGYETKEVKIFGSDFRTDVLLSEKSRKKQAVDIKGSKKIVKDTLAIRIMRNVIKNRDKNRPSSFESIKYDKYSKFELSVANIDSVIGSSFLLKPIKYLLEYQSVTPDGERYSPVLLRETSARVFQKGKKKRTEILGINDTKLFDNESIYSLVEQSFEDYNVYDNQVIIANKSLSGPAASTALLVYRYYVEDSFEVEGVKNYAMTFAPISKEDFGFTGKFVVEAGSWAIKDIQMYLDKRANINWVNHFAISQSFKMVGGKWLRNRDEKDVALAISKAKKRIKVRFRQTDIQTKHVVNEEISDDIFIGDEVVRLDGYNKQNDSFWLANRAEKLSDFEDGIYKRTDTFRKSKQYKTLYYFGRVLTTAYFPIPPANWEIGRAYKFVSWNEYEGTRLRFGARMVFDSFKKFNIGGHIAYGTKDKVLKFGIESFFNLPSKNLLFNQLQVSVMHDYQRMGDAESILDFDNVIMSVFRKPGNAIRDIVLKDQVRINWIREWKRGEETQLGIDNTVFHANSFFVFNEIMSDGSIVPRDRINTFRINASYRFAPKEPVFRNPFRRMRLKSIRPIFEVNSSIGIKGLMNSDYSFLKLRASARQQVPYVFGQFRYHATAGKVIGRVPYIDIEQLAGNNGLLRDVNRFFLMNEAEYSADMFAQLFVSQHFQGYFFNKIPLLKKLGWRENFYFKSAVGSISDQNRNYFLLPGQMNAPENIYMEAGFGISNILKFCELHCMWRLTQHDKPTTRKFGLLFGAFFEL, encoded by the coding sequence ATGAATACACTTAAGAGACGGATTTCGCTTTTTATTTTTACAGTTTGCGCGTCTATATTATTTTCTCAAACGATTGTAAAGGGTCGAGTGTTGGATGCCAAGACCAAGTCGCCCTTACCTTATTGCACAATTTATTTCGCAGGAAAAAAAGTAGGTACTAAAACGGACAATTATGGAAACTTCACTCTAAAATCAGTCAAAGAAGAGAACGTTTTCTTCGTATCCTATTTGGGTTACGAGACGAAGGAGGTGAAAATTTTTGGTTCAGATTTTAGAACAGATGTCTTGCTTTCTGAAAAATCAAGAAAAAAGCAAGCCGTAGATATCAAGGGATCCAAAAAAATAGTAAAGGATACTTTGGCTATTCGTATTATGCGCAATGTCATAAAAAATCGTGATAAAAATAGACCTAGCTCTTTTGAATCTATCAAATATGATAAGTATTCTAAGTTTGAATTATCTGTAGCGAACATAGATAGTGTCATAGGTAGTAGCTTCTTATTGAAGCCTATTAAATACTTGCTAGAATATCAATCTGTAACTCCAGATGGCGAGCGATATAGCCCTGTTCTATTAAGAGAGACCTCCGCACGAGTTTTTCAGAAGGGTAAAAAGAAACGCACGGAGATTTTAGGTATTAATGACACCAAGCTTTTCGATAACGAAAGTATATACTCATTGGTTGAGCAGTCTTTTGAAGATTATAACGTATACGATAATCAGGTAATTATAGCCAATAAATCTCTTTCTGGACCAGCTGCGAGTACAGCACTTTTGGTTTATAGATATTATGTGGAAGATAGTTTTGAGGTGGAGGGGGTTAAAAACTATGCCATGACCTTTGCTCCTATTAGTAAAGAAGATTTTGGTTTTACAGGCAAATTTGTCGTAGAAGCAGGAAGCTGGGCTATTAAAGATATACAAATGTATCTTGATAAGCGTGCCAATATCAACTGGGTTAATCATTTCGCTATATCTCAATCATTCAAAATGGTAGGTGGAAAATGGCTGAGAAATCGAGATGAAAAGGATGTGGCTCTAGCTATATCGAAAGCTAAAAAACGTATAAAGGTTCGATTTAGACAAACGGATATTCAAACCAAACATGTAGTCAATGAGGAAATTTCTGATGATATTTTTATCGGAGACGAAGTGGTACGATTGGATGGTTATAATAAACAAAATGATTCTTTCTGGTTAGCTAATCGTGCTGAAAAGTTATCTGATTTCGAAGATGGAATCTACAAACGAACAGATACATTTAGAAAATCGAAACAGTATAAAACACTATATTATTTTGGACGCGTACTCACCACAGCTTATTTCCCTATACCTCCAGCTAACTGGGAAATTGGACGTGCATACAAATTTGTCAGCTGGAATGAATATGAAGGTACTAGACTCAGATTTGGAGCAAGAATGGTTTTTGACTCTTTTAAGAAATTTAATATAGGTGGACATATAGCCTATGGTACTAAGGATAAGGTATTAAAATTCGGGATAGAAAGTTTCTTCAATTTGCCATCTAAAAACCTTCTGTTTAATCAGTTACAGGTTTCAGTGATGCATGATTATCAGCGCATGGGAGACGCTGAGTCTATTCTAGATTTTGATAATGTCATCATGTCTGTATTCAGGAAACCGGGCAATGCTATTCGGGATATTGTGCTCAAAGATCAGGTACGAATAAACTGGATAAGGGAGTGGAAACGAGGAGAAGAAACGCAATTAGGCATAGACAATACTGTTTTTCATGCTAATTCTTTCTTTGTTTTTAATGAGATTATGAGTGATGGGTCTATTGTGCCTAGAGATCGAATCAATACCTTTAGAATAAATGCCTCCTATCGTTTTGCTCCGAAAGAGCCTGTATTTCGAAACCCTTTTAGGAGAATGAGACTTAAGAGTATTCGACCTATATTCGAGGTAAATTCCTCCATTGGTATAAAAGGATTGATGAATTCAGACTATAGCTTTCTCAAGCTAAGAGCCTCAGCTAGACAACAAGTGCCATATGTTTTCGGTCAGTTTAGGTATCATGCAACTGCTGGAAAAGTAATAGGGCGCGTACCTTATATTGATATTGAACAGTTAGCTGGAAATAATGGTTTATTGAGAGATGTGAATCGATTCTTTTTAATGAATGAAGCAGAATATAGTGCAGATATGTTCGCCCAGCTTTTTGTTTCACAGCATTTTCAAGGTTATTTTTTCAATAAAATACCTTTGCTAAAAAAATTAGGATGGAGGGAAAATTTCTATTTTAAATCCGCTGTAGGTTCTATTTCAGATCAGAATAGAAATTATTTTCTACTTCCAGGACAGATGAATGCACCAGAAAATATATACATGGAAGCAGGATTTGGTATATCCAATATTTTAAAGTTTTGTGAACTCCATTGCATGTGGCGTCTGACTCAACACGATAAGCCTACGACCCGTAAATTTGGACTATTGTTCGGAGCCTTCTTTGAATTATAA